ATTTTTATTTTCACCTGAAAGAGTGAATAAAAAATATATCAACAAAATAATGCTGGTTACGAATAATAACAGGAGGGCTAAAATTCTTTTAGTCATATTCATTATACTCGTCCCTCGGTTTAAATTCCCACATATCATCAAAATAAAGATCGGTGGATGATGTAGAGCCCACGCCGGTTAAAACAAACCCCCTGTTGTCAATCGAAAAACCAACAGCTCCGGTTCGCGCTGTTCCTTCAAAGGATGTTCTTTCCGTCCATCTGTCGGTAACCGGGTTGTATTCCCATGTATAGCTGTTAAGGCTACCTGTTTCACCTGTGGCTAAATACCCCAGTCCGTTAATGACAAAAGAAACCGTATTCAGACGGGTAATGGTCGTATAATCGTCATCAAAATCATCATCGGTTTTATCCCCTATCTGCGCTTTTTCTTCCCATGTCTGGGTATCGGGATCGAACATCCAGAAATCGGTAACATAACCACTGCTATTCCCACCTCCCACAACATACGCTTTATTGTCTATAATGAAGTTGGTGGCATTCGCGCGTTTTGACCCTTGAATACTTACCCCGGTTTCCCATGTATCGGTGGCGGGATCATATTTATAAAAATCCATATAATAATTGGTACCCAAACCGGTACCTGCATAGCCGATCCCGTTCAGATAAAATGCGGTAACGCCATAACGGGCACCACCGGGAAAATCGGCTTTTTGCGTCCATTGATTATTGTCCGGATCAAACTCCCAGAAATCGCCATAATTATTTGTCGCATCCGTTCCGGTTCCATAATAACCTTTGTCTTCAGAGGCGAAAGCAAACGCGGCATTTCTGGCCGTGCCCGGAAAATCGGCTTTTTGCGTCCAATAACCCTGATCAATATTATACTCCCAGATATCATTTAATCTTCGCTTCTTGGAGGTATAACCTCCCACTACATATGCTTTTCGGCCTATTACAAAACTGGAAGCAAATCCCCGGATCGGCCCCCCGAAGTCCGAACGTTTGATCCAGTTACCCACCAGGTCGCTGTCGCTGTCATCAGAACAGGAGAAAAAACAAAATAAACTGAATAAGCTAAGGGAGAGTCCCATTAATAATTTAGTTCGATCATTCATAACAATATGGATTTTTTAATACGTTACTATTTTAATCAGGTACCTGCAAAAGTAAACAAGCTCTCTTTCCCGGAAAAAAAATATCGATGAATGCCGTTTGAATTACGGTGAATGGCTAAAAATCACCGGTCAATGATTATCTGGCGATTTTTCCTGACAAATTGCTATTTATGGAATATAATGAACAATTCAAGGATGAAATAATTCAGTTTGTCGATAATATTTTTTCATTATATTTTCTTCCTCTTCCTTTGTTGGGTCAATTAAAGCTATTTATGCAACAATCATACATCATCATATAAATATGAAATTCTTACCGTGTTTTGTATTATGTTCTCTCTTTTTCGGATCATGTATCAGTGATGATTTTTCCGTGGGAGATAATTTAGTCTCGGTAAACGGAAGAAGTATGCTGATAGAAGACTGTACGGTGGCGTTGGAAACCCATCTGGGTGATTCATCCGTCACAACAGGATTGTCCCGGATCTTCGAAGGCAGATACAATTCATCGGATTTTGGAATTATAACGGCCCATTCTTATTTCGACTTTAACCCGCCCAGCTACAGCAGTTCGGAATTTGGTTCCGATGCCACTGTCACGGTTCAATTTGATTCCATTTCACTGATCCTGAAATATGACGACTTTAGTTATGGGGATACAACCCGGATCCAGACATTGAACATATACAGGCTAAGACAAATCATTGAATTAGATGATAAAAGCCAATTGTACACTACCTCATCTGTTCCTGCCGAAACAGAGCCGTGGGTAACCTGTCAATTCCACAGGCCGGAAGAACATTGGGACAATGACAGCACTTTAGAAGTGAGGTTGCCCGATGAATTCGGATTAGAATTGGTTGACCTTATGCACGCCCGATCTGATCTGTTGGATGCGTATGCAAATTTCCGGACGTATTTCAAAGGGATCAAAATTTCTCCGGGAACCGACGATAATGCCGCCGTCAACAGTTTTGTGCTCGATGAGGAATATCCGGCTATCAGGATTCACTATACAACTATAGGGGCTGTCTCTACCGAAGAAAACAAAATAGACATGACCGTAAATACAAGTACGGCCTTTTCCCAGATAGAGGCAGACAGAAACAACACCTTATTGCATTCGCTGGGCTATGACAATCCGATACCGTCTGCGGAGACGGATAATAAAGTCCATTTACAGGGATTGACGGGGTTATATACAAAACTGAGTTTCCCGGATCTGAATGAAATACTAAAACTGGGAGACCAGGTCATTATCTCTTCGGCCATCCTCTATGTTTACCCCGTATCAGGGACATATAACGATTTTACTCCCCTGCCTGCCAATCTTGTATTGAATTATCTGGATGAAAACGGTAAGGCGATAGATATATATGTGGATCCGAGTACAGTAACGGTACAGTCCGGAACCCTGGTCGAGGATAAGATCTATGGCAGGAACACCTACTATGCATTCGATGTGACCAGTTATCTGCAATATGAATTAGGCTTGGTAGGAATGTATAAATCATCCTTACAATTATTTCTGGACGATACAGAGAAGAACAATACTTTAAAAAGCCTGGTATTGGGCGATTCATCATTTTCGACTGAGGAAAACAGGGTTAAATTAATTATATACGTTATAGTTTATGATAATGATTGAGAAACGGTCTCTTCTGGCAATTCTATGTCCGATATGTTTTATTTTGAGTATACAGGGCCAGTCCACTCACTCTCCTTACTCTATGCTGGGGTTGGGTGAAATAGAAAATAAAGACTACGGAAGGACTGCCGGAATGTCTGATATCGGAATAGGAGTCAGAGAGTTTGATTATCTGAATGTGATTAATCCTGCAGGCATCAGTGGCCTGGATAGTTTAAAATTTATACTTGACATATCGGCAGCAGGAAAATATTCCTTTTTTACAGAGAGAGGAAAAACAGATAATACCATCAACGGAAATCTGAGAAAAATTTCCTTAGGGTTCAGGCTTATGCCCGGATGGGGAATCTCTTTAGGAACAAAGCCTTTCAGTGATACAGGTTATCGGATATATAGCGAGGAACCTGTTGAAGGGTCGACTGATACTAAAGCCGTATATCTTGAGGGAAGCGGAGGATTATACGAATTATATCTGTCGAATGGGTTTAAAGTGACAGACCACTTTTCCGTAGGTATTAATACAAAATATATCAGTGGTACATTGAAACAAACAGAAAATCAATCAGAGTATCTTTTTGAAAAGGAGTCCCGGGTCTTCCAATTTTATAATACATTCGGGATGCAGTATCATAAACAGGGACTGACATTGGGGGCGACCTATGGTTATAAACAAAATATAACGATGAATAACAAAACCATTATATATGATAACGCATACAATCTGATCCAGGAACAAGATGACAGGTCCAGGGAACAATTTATTCCTGAAACTTTTGGAGCAGGATTCTCCCATGACGGTAAAAAAGTTATCTGGGGTATGGACTTCCGATATCAAAAGTGGAAAGGAATTGAATCCGGCGTGAGTAGCGCCAAAATTGTTGATTCATACAGGATCAATACCGGAATAGGGTATACGCCGAATGGGAACAGATATTACAGGATCGGGAATCAGGGAATCAGGAATCGGGGACAAATACAAGTCGGAGCATCTTTTTCTAAATCTTATATACAGGTAGGAGGAGCAAATGCTTATAACTATTCTGTTTCAGCAGGATACAGTTTTCCGGTCAGTTGGAACTTATTAAATGTTACACTGGAATACGGCAATGCTTTATCGGCACCCTCGAATTATATAAAAGAATCTTATTTCATGCTGACATTCAATTGTTCCGTCATCGACCAATGGTTCAGGCTAAGAAAATTCGATTAGTATTATTTGCTATAGTGTATTTGACTTTTAAACGGACTGTTGATAATGTATAGGAAATTAATAAGGATATTATTGCACGTTCTTTTGTGGGCGATTGTTCTGGCTACAATAACTTTAATGTCCCTACACCCGGACAATACATTTTCTTTGGCAAGAAACCTCCCGTTTATAATTACTTATTTGTCTTTAGTTGGCTTTTTTTACCTGAATGCCGATTATTTATTCATTAAATTAATTCCCAATAAAAAATACTTGCTTTACATTCTTATTGTGGGAGTCATTCTTTTGTTGTACATCTATTTTCATCATTATATTTTTTCCCTGTTTTTTCAATTGGATTCTTTTCATGGGCACAATATTCCTCCAAAAGGTCCCCCTCCTTTAGAAGCACATCACTTTATGCCGGAAAGGAGAAGGATGATCCCTATCAGACGGATTATATTGCCTTTGACGCAGTTTCTCTTGTTCTGGGCACTTAGCCTATGCTACAGGCTAATATACGAATGGATGTCATTAAATAAAAAAAATAAAGAAATAGAGGCCCTAAGTTCAACTTAGAAGTGCAACACCCGGGTGTTGTTTTTTGAAATGATTTCTTCAAAACAATCATGAAAAACACCGCGGGGGTTTGCCTAACGGCCGGGGGCGCGAAGCCCCCGAGGAGAGTCAAGCGGCAACATAAAAGAAAAAGGAGACCGAAGTCTCCCTAAAATTAACTATTATGTTGCTTATGAGAAAAAAATACAAACAGTTAACTTCAGAACAAAGGTACGCGATTTATTTAGGTATAAAAAATGGTGACAGCCAGCGAACCATCGCAGAGTCCATAGGGGTCAGTCCTTCAACGGTGTCCAGGGAACTGGGTCGTAACAAGAAGAAACATGGAGGTTACTCCTGGCGCTTGGCTCACGAGATGGCACAAGAGAGAAAGGAGCGTTTGCCCGGGAACAGGGACACCCCGGAGTGGATTAAACAGAAGGTGTTCCGGCTTGTCCGTGATGAATGGTCTCCCAAGCAGATCAGCGGATATTTGGAGAAATACAAGCAAATCCGGGTTTCCCACGAGACCATTTACAAGTGGATCCGGGAGGACAAAATAGCCGGGGGTGACCTTTACACGCATTGCCGCCACAAGCTCAAGCACCGCAAGAGGCCGGTGGGGTCAGTCAAGGGCATCCCCAACCGGAGAAGCATCCGGGAAAGGCCCGTGGAGGCCGACGGGAGCCGGTTCGGTGACTTTGAAATGGACACGATAATAGGAGCCAATCAATCGGAGGTGATCTTGACGGTAACGGAAAGGAAAACGAACCTTGTAATGACCAGGGGACTGCCCCGGGGCAAGGACTCCAAGGAGGTGGCAAAAGTGCTTGCTAACATGCTGCTACCCTACAAGGATATAATAAAGACCATCACCACGGATAACGGCACGGAGTTCGCCGCCCATGAAATGATAACTAAAAGACTGGGAGTCCCCGTATATTTTACAGACCCCTATTCATCGTGGCAAAAAGGAGCGATTGAAAATGCTAATAAACTCATCCGGCAATACATCCCCAAGGGGGCATCATTCAAGGACTATCCCCCGGGGAGATTAAAGCAAATACAGCATAAATTGAACAATCGACCAAGAGAAAAATTAAGCTTCAGCACACCAAAAGTTGAGTTTTACAAACAATTAATGTAAATTGCACTTGCTGCTTGACTCTGCTGGCTGAAAAATCCATCATTGAACTTGCTTATCTGAAAGCCCAGATAAATCCTCATTTCATTCTCAATACACTCAATACAATCTATTCGTTCATTCTTAAAGGGAGTGAGAAAGCCTCTGACGCAATATTATTGTATTCCCAGGTTATCCGTTATATTTTCGATAAAATAGAAACAAACTTTGTACCCTTACAGGAAGAGATTGATTATATAAATAATTATATCGACTTGCAGATTTTGAGATTTACGGATACTTTAAATATTGAATTTGAAATCAAAGGCAATGTTGGGGATCATAAGATTGCCCCTCTTACATTTATTTCTTTTATCGAAAATAGTTTTCAATATGGGATAAGTAATCATTATCCTTCTACCATATCCATTCATATTGAAGCATTGGATGACAGTATACACTTCACCACAAAAAACAGGAAATACAAAAAAAATGATTTTCAATATATAGGAAGGAATATTGGAATAAAAAACACAAAAAGAAAATTAAACCTCATCTATCCCGAAAAGCATAAACTGTCCATAAAAGAAACAAATGATTCTTTTTATCTCGATTTAATTATCTTTAATACATCTTATAAACAGAAATAATGATGAGGAAAATAAATTGTGTTATCATCGATGATGAACCCCCGGCTTCTGATATTTTAAAATACTATATAGATAAGACTCCGAATTTTGAAGTAACAGAAATATATTATGATCCGATAAAAGCTTTGGAAGGACTAAGGGGTAAAAAAGTGGATGTGATTTTTTGTGATGTGGAAATGCCTGACATTAACGGGCTTCAGTTGCTTGAATCCCTTTGTTTAGACCGGAATAAAAATACTCTGGTGGTTATAATCTCGGCTCATGCCAAATATGCGATTGATGGGTTTGACATCAATGCTATCGATTATTTACTAAAACCGGTATCTTTTGCCAGATTTCTAAAATCTACACAAAAAATACTGGACTATTTAAAGGATCAAAATTCGAAAGATATAGATACAGGCACTGAAGAACAAATGCCATTAACGGAATCGTCAAAAGATTATATCTTCATAAAATCGAAAGGTAAATTACTTAAAATAAACTATACTGAAATTCTTTACATTGAATCTATCGGTGATTATGTGAAAATTTACCTTGAAAACTCCAAATCTATTGTGATTATGGATAGCTTGAAGTATTTGGAAAAAACACTGCCTGACGACTTTTTTAAACGGATACATCGTTCCTATATAGTGGCCATATCACGAATAAGAGCCATAGAATATAAAAAAGTCATTATTGGAGAAAATTTATCGTTGCCCATAAGTAACTCATATTATAATGCCCTGTATGACAGTCTGGTGTCTAATCATATCGTGAGGTCAATAAGTGAACGATAAAGAATATCAACGCTGCTGAATTTGCAATGTGAATTACGAAAATAAGATATCTCAGAATTTATATCTCTTTCTTTCTTCTGGTTTCAATATTTGGAAGAAAAGCCGTTATTATTCCGATTAAGGGTAAATAAGCACAAATATTGAATACAAATTCAATGCTTGTTTTATCTGCAAGCCAACCAAAGAAGGCGGAGGCGATACCTGCTATGCCGAAGGCAAAGCCAAAAAACAGGCCGGCAATCATACCCACTTTTCCCGGAACAAGATCGGTCGCATATACCAGTATGGCAGAAAATGCAGAGGAAAGGATTAAGCCTACAAACACGGCCAGGACGATGGTAGCCCAAAGACCGACATGAGGCATGAAAAGGGCAAAAGGAGCGGCTCCGAGTATGGAAAACCAGATGATATACTTTCTGCCGAATCGGTCTCCTAAAGGTCCCCCCGCAATTGTTCCGGCAGCCACTGCAGCAAGGAAGGTAAATAAGTATAACTGCGAGTGCTGAACGGAAACATTAAATTTTTCAATCAGGAAAAATGTGAAATAACTCGTCATACTTGCCATATAAAAGTACTTGGAAAAAATGAGGAAAAGTAGTATGATTAATGAGCCAATTACCTTTTTTCGCGGTAATGTATTGGCTTTTTCTGCCTGTATCCTGCCATGAGCTGTCAGTTTTATATGCAAGTGCGCCTGATACCATCTCCCAACCCTGAAGAGAATAAGGATAGCCAGTAGAGCCGCCAGGGTAAACCATATAATAGCAGGTTGTCCGAAAGGTATGACAATCAATGCCGCTAAAAGCGGCCCCATAGCACTTCCGAAATTTCCTCCTACCTGAAAAATAGACTGAGCGAGCCCTTTCCTTCCGCCTGACGCTAATTGTGCCACTTTCGAAGATTCCGGATGAAATACCGAAGAACCTATACCTACAAGAGTAACTGCCAGAAGAAAGGCGTAAAAATCCGAGGCGACCGACAAGACGATAAGTCCTGTCAATGTAAAACTCATTCCGATGGAAAGGGAGAATGGCTTTGGATGCTTGTCCGTATAAAAACCGATAAAGGGTTGTAATACTGAGGAAGCAAATTGAAATGTAAGGGTTATTATGCCTATCTGTGTGAATGAAAAATTAAATTTCTCTTTAATAATGGGATATACGGCAGGAATGACCGACTGCATCATATCATTGAGTAAGTGGGCA
This window of the Proteiniphilum saccharofermentans genome carries:
- a CDS encoding IS30 family transposase produces the protein MRKKYKQLTSEQRYAIYLGIKNGDSQRTIAESIGVSPSTVSRELGRNKKKHGGYSWRLAHEMAQERKERLPGNRDTPEWIKQKVFRLVRDEWSPKQISGYLEKYKQIRVSHETIYKWIREDKIAGGDLYTHCRHKLKHRKRPVGSVKGIPNRRSIRERPVEADGSRFGDFEMDTIIGANQSEVILTVTERKTNLVMTRGLPRGKDSKEVAKVLANMLLPYKDIIKTITTDNGTEFAAHEMITKRLGVPVYFTDPYSSWQKGAIENANKLIRQYIPKGASFKDYPPGRLKQIQHKLNNRPREKLSFSTPKVEFYKQLM
- a CDS encoding Kelch repeat-containing protein gives rise to the protein MNDRTKLLMGLSLSLFSLFCFFSCSDDSDSDLVGNWIKRSDFGGPIRGFASSFVIGRKAYVVGGYTSKKRRLNDIWEYNIDQGYWTQKADFPGTARNAAFAFASEDKGYYGTGTDATNNYGDFWEFDPDNNQWTQKADFPGGARYGVTAFYLNGIGYAGTGLGTNYYMDFYKYDPATDTWETGVSIQGSKRANATNFIIDNKAYVVGGGNSSGYVTDFWMFDPDTQTWEEKAQIGDKTDDDFDDDYTTITRLNTVSFVINGLGYLATGETGSLNSYTWEYNPVTDRWTERTSFEGTARTGAVGFSIDNRGFVLTGVGSTSSTDLYFDDMWEFKPRDEYNEYD
- a CDS encoding LytR/AlgR family response regulator transcription factor codes for the protein MMRKINCVIIDDEPPASDILKYYIDKTPNFEVTEIYYDPIKALEGLRGKKVDVIFCDVEMPDINGLQLLESLCLDRNKNTLVVIISAHAKYAIDGFDINAIDYLLKPVSFARFLKSTQKILDYLKDQNSKDIDTGTEEQMPLTESSKDYIFIKSKGKLLKINYTEILYIESIGDYVKIYLENSKSIVIMDSLKYLEKTLPDDFFKRIHRSYIVAISRIRAIEYKKVIIGENLSLPISNSYYNALYDSLVSNHIVRSISER
- a CDS encoding DUF4270 family protein, with amino-acid sequence MKFLPCFVLCSLFFGSCISDDFSVGDNLVSVNGRSMLIEDCTVALETHLGDSSVTTGLSRIFEGRYNSSDFGIITAHSYFDFNPPSYSSSEFGSDATVTVQFDSISLILKYDDFSYGDTTRIQTLNIYRLRQIIELDDKSQLYTTSSVPAETEPWVTCQFHRPEEHWDNDSTLEVRLPDEFGLELVDLMHARSDLLDAYANFRTYFKGIKISPGTDDNAAVNSFVLDEEYPAIRIHYTTIGAVSTEENKIDMTVNTSTAFSQIEADRNNTLLHSLGYDNPIPSAETDNKVHLQGLTGLYTKLSFPDLNEILKLGDQVIISSAILYVYPVSGTYNDFTPLPANLVLNYLDENGKAIDIYVDPSTVTVQSGTLVEDKIYGRNTYYAFDVTSYLQYELGLVGMYKSSLQLFLDDTEKNNTLKSLVLGDSSFSTEENRVKLIIYVIVYDND
- a CDS encoding sensor histidine kinase; the encoded protein is MTLLAEKSIIELAYLKAQINPHFILNTLNTIYSFILKGSEKASDAILLYSQVIRYIFDKIETNFVPLQEEIDYINNYIDLQILRFTDTLNIEFEIKGNVGDHKIAPLTFISFIENSFQYGISNHYPSTISIHIEALDDSIHFTTKNRKYKKNDFQYIGRNIGIKNTKRKLNLIYPEKHKLSIKETNDSFYLDLIIFNTSYKQK
- a CDS encoding MFS transporter yields the protein MDSYTKTEEEPQQKNRVQSKVIDQKTIYTILFTISFAHLLNDMMQSVIPAVYPIIKEKFNFSFTQIGIITLTFQFASSVLQPFIGFYTDKHPKPFSLSIGMSFTLTGLIVLSVASDFYAFLLAVTLVGIGSSVFHPESSKVAQLASGGRKGLAQSIFQVGGNFGSAMGPLLAALIVIPFGQPAIIWFTLAALLAILILFRVGRWYQAHLHIKLTAHGRIQAEKANTLPRKKVIGSLIILLFLIFSKYFYMASMTSYFTFFLIEKFNVSVQHSQLYLFTFLAAVAAGTIAGGPLGDRFGRKYIIWFSILGAAPFALFMPHVGLWATIVLAVFVGLILSSAFSAILVYATDLVPGKVGMIAGLFFGFAFGIAGIASAFFGWLADKTSIEFVFNICAYLPLIGIITAFLPNIETRRKKEI